The stretch of DNA GTGGGGCCCAGATCGGGGCCACCATGCTTTTTCGAGCCTCCAACTAGCGTGGGAGCGATTGCGTTGGCGTGTTCGCGCCAATTATCTGCTCCGCGCCATCCATCCGACTTCATTAAGTCGTGTAACAATGCTCCGACAGTGGGAGGTTCTGCTTCTTGAGGTTTTGGCCACTCGAATCCAGACGCTAAATCTTTACGTATGCCTACAAACACAACTCGTGGGCGGAGCTGTGATACTCCAAAGTCTGATGCGTTTAATAGTCTCCATCCTGGGACATAGCCAAGTTTTTTAAGTTGAATTTCAACTTTGTTGCGGTAGTCATCAAAGACAGCATCGAGTAGTCCACGGACATTTTCCAGCATCACGGCTTTCGGGCGACACTCATCGACGAGACGAAGAGCTTCAGGGAACAAATCGCGATCATCCTCTGCTCCCAACTGCTTGCCTGCTTTTGAAAAAGGCGGGCAAGGTACCCCACCAGCCAACAAGTCCACTCCAGGATAAAGTAGCCCACTAAATTCACGCAGATCGCCTTCAATAACATTCCAGCTCGGGCGATTAAGCCTTAAGGTTTGGCATGCTGGCGGTTCAAGTTCAACAAGTGCTGCGTGATCGAAACCAGCCATCTCCAAGCCGAGTGCCTGGCCGCCGGCACCTGCGCATATTTCCAGCGACGTGAATTCGCTCATCCTTTATTCCTTTGGCGTTCAGCCTTCAGTACATCATGATCAGCCATCTTCCGTCGAATGGCTGGCCTGAATAAGTTTAGCAGATGGATGGGGCTGCCTGCAGGCAAATTACGTCAATTGATGATTTCTGATCTTTTGCTGTCATACCCACCAGCGGGGCGGAATAATCCAAACAGCTTGGGGCTGTTTGGACCCTTCGGGCTTCGTGCTGTCGCACTCGTTGCAAGTTGCTGACGCAACTTGTCGAACCAGATCGGTGGTTCTCATCCGCCCCTGGGCAGCACATACAAAAAAGCCCCGCTTAAGCGAGGCTTTTGTATGTGGTGCCCAGGGGCGGAATCGAACCACCGACACGAGGATTTTCAATCCTCTGCTCTACCAACTGAGCTACCTGGGCATTTCTCTGTCAGCGCCTGACTGCGCAACAAGGCGCGTATTAAAACCGCTGACGGCGCCGGAGTCAAGTCTGTGGCGGTGAAATATTGCTGATTATGTGTCTGAATCAGGGGCCACGTAGCCGCTGGCGGTGTCGTAGGCTTCGTTGTTCAGAAAGCGCTGCATTTGCTGCTGCAGGTACTTGCGGTCGTCGGCAGATGCCATGCTCAGGTGTTTCTCGTTGATCAGCATGACCTGCTCTTTCTGCCAGTCCTGCCAGGCCTGTGCGGATACGGTCTCAAAGATCTCCTGGCCGACCGGGCCGGGATAGGGCGGCGTCGGCAGGGCTGGCAATTCTTTCTGATATTTTTTGCAAAAAACCATTCTGCTCATTTTTACCTCACATGGGTTTTTCTGATGCCAGTTGTCCCAGCAGTTTTTTGACGGGCGCCGCAAGGCCTATGCGCTGGTCGCTATGATCGGGGTTATACCACAGGATGCCGGCAGAATCTGTCAGGTCGGGTTGTGGCTGACCATCTACCAGCACTGGCGTGATGTCCAGATGATAGTGGCTGAAGGTATGCCTGACCACTGGCCAGGTTTGCTGTTTTTCAATCATCCGGGTGGCCAGCCAGTCCTGCAAGGATGAGTCGTCGGCACATTCTGGAAAGCTCCACAGGCCTCCCCAGATGCCTGTTGACTGGCGTTGCTGCAGCATTACCCGGCCGTCAGTATCACGCCACATCAGCATATAAACGGATTTGACGGGCAGGGTCTTGCGCGGTTTGCTGACGGGCAGTCTGTCGGTCAGCCTGTGTTTAAATGCCAGGCAGTCCCGCAGCAGGGGGCAGATCTGGCAGTCGGGCCTGCTGCGTGTGCACACGGTTGCGCCCAGGTCCATCATGGCCTGTGTATAGGCGCTGTTGCGTATGTCGGGTGTTGCTGCCTCGGCCAACTGCCAGAGTTGTTTTTGGGCGGCGCTGGTGCCAGACCACTGATCAATGGCGTAGTAACGGCACAGCACACGTTTCACGTTACCGTCCAGGATGACGCCACGCTGCTGCATGGATAAGGAGAGGATGGCGCCGGCGGTTGAGCGACCGATACCGGGTAGTTCGCACAATTTTTCCAGGGTGTCTGGAAACTGGCCGCTTAGCTCCCCGGCAATAATGACGGCAGTCTTGTGCAGATTGCGTGCCCGGGCGTAATAACCCAGTCCGGTCCACAGGTGCAGCACGCTGTCCAGCGGTGCGCTGGCCAGTGACTGCACATCGGGCAGGTGCTGCATAAAACGCTGGAAGTAAGGGATAACGGTCGTGACCTGGGTCTGCTGCAGCATGATCTCAGACACCCAGACGCGATAAGGTGTGATGCCCTGTTGCCAGGGCAGGTCATGGCGGCCATGCTGATCGAACCATGTCAGCACGGCCTGGCTGTCCAGTGTCTTATGAGTGGAACTCACCTTCAGTCCTGAAACAGATTGCGGACTCTGTCGCGCAGCCGGTCCACCTGTTCGGTGATGACATCGGTAGCCCGGCGCTCAATTTCGTCACGGGCCATGCGGGCAAATACATCGCGCACCTGCTGCAGGTCGGGGCTGCAATATTGCAGCCCGGGGTCACTGAAAGCGGCTTCGCAGCGGACCGGCCAGGGAATGTTCTGGTAATCTTCGTTGATACGGATGCTTTGAGGTGCCGGCTCGCCCAGAAAGGTAAAACTCAGCCGGTAATCAAAACTGCCGTTATCCAGATCAATGCCGCCAGTACCGGCAACATCAAAGTTGTCCAGCCGAACACTGAGCTCCTGGTTTTCGCGAATACCATTGTTGAACATCAGCAGGGCGTCAACGTTATTAAAGCGTACTACGTCGGGCCACTGGGATGCCATATCGCCCTGCGGGTTGAGCACAGAAATGGCGGAGAACACGCGTTTGACCAGGGTGATGTCCACAGAGCTGTCGGCGACCTGAACCTGGGCGGCACCGCTGATACTGTCACGCAGGGCAAACACTGAATTGCCTTGCAGACTGTGGTTAGTGTTGGCATTGAAGCGGCCGGTAAAAAAGCCCAGGCGCTCTTTGTCGCGCGTCAGGGCAGCAGCGCTGATGTTCTGCAGCTCGGAATTCAGGTTGATTTGAGCAGGCTGGGTGCTGGCATCAACAACCAGGTTGGCATCGATAGTGCCTTCGTAAAAGCCGATCTGCCGAGCATCCAGATTGAGTGTGCCTCTTTGCAACTGCGCAGAGAAATTCACGGGCGCCAGGTTCATGCCGGCGTATGTCACTGACTCCAGACTATGATTGCCGCGCAGGTCAAAGTCGGCGAGCATTTCCAGCGGCAGCGGGGTGTCGATGGGGGCAGTGATATTGTCCGCCCCGTCAGCGACTGGTGTTTGCCTCTCCGGCTGGTTGAGCCAATCATCGATGGTGATGCTGCCACCCTGTAATTCATATCCGATCAGCATCTTGCGGGTATCAGTGGGGTAGAGCAGATCGCCGCGCAGCTCAATGGCGGAATCATTCAGGCCCAGCAGCAGTTCCTCCAGTGTCAGTCCGGCTGCATCGCCATTCAGTTTAAGGCTCTGCACAGTGACCTGCTGGGCATCGGGTGGCGGCATGGCAGCCTCATCGATGCGCATGAAATTTTCCAGCAGGTAGCTCAGGTTGAAGGTGTTGCTGCTCAGGTCTGCCTGCCAGCGCAGATTGTCCGGGAAGTTGCTGGCGCTGGCTGAACCGCTGATAACCAGCGGACTCATGGTAAATTGCAGGTTATTCAGTTGAGCCGTACCCTGCTGGTAATCAAACGCCATGCTGCTTTGCAGGGACATATCGAGCGTGCGACTGGCCACCTGATCGATCACCTGCATTGACATCTCTACGTCGAACGGCCGGCCGTTGACGTTGGTATTCCGGCTGATCAGGCTGGGGATCTGCACCGTGCTGAAAATGCCCTGCAGATTGTCCTGATAGTCCAAGCGGGTATTGGTGACGGTGATCTGGCGGATGTTGATATCAACCGGAATGTCGGTCTGCGCTGTGTTGGTGGTGTTTTGTGGTGCTTCTCGCAGCCAGTTGCTTTGACCGTTGGCATCGATAATCCAGTTGACATGCAGCCCGTCCGCTACAAATTCCTGGATATCAAGCTGTCCACGCATCAGCGACGATGGATCCAGCCGCAGGGCTACGTTAGAAAAAGAAGCCAGCTCCTGGGGGGTTACGCCATTGCTCAGGCGAACGTCCTGAATACTCAGGCCAAATACGGGGCGGAACGTCCAGCCGATATCACCGGCAATCTGCAGCTGCAGATCCGACTGACTGGCCACCACTGACTCGATGGCGGGGCGGTAGCGGTTTGGGTCGATGACCACAAACAGGATAAAAACCAGGGCCAGCGCAAAAACGATCAGGCCGGAAACTAAAAAAACGAGGTACTTCAATAGCTTTGACATGGTTGCAGACATCCCGTGGCAATCAGACAGCGGATGGGGATTGTCTCACGAAAGCGGTGTGGAGAGAAACGCGGGGGACGTAGACCGCCTCCGTCCCCAGCGCCAATCAATCAGGAAGCTGCTTCAATCGCGGCTTCCAGCTCTTCCAGCAGCTCCGGATCGGCAGAGGCCATCTGGATGATCTGGTTGTACTCCTGGATAGACAGGTCATTGTCTTCTACGGCTTCCTGCATCTCCAGCTGGGCAGCCTGCTGCAGGCCGTTGGCTTCAGCTTCGTCGGTGACCGATTGCAGCTGCTGCGCGTAGCGCATCTGAATTTGCATGATGTCGTTGTAGGCTGACACAAAATTTGATTTCAGCTCGGAAGTCAGCTCAATCTGCGGTGCCGCCTGGGGTGTGGGGGCTTGCTGGGCAGGGGGTTGCTGAGCCTGTAGCGAGCCGCTGAACAGGGCCATGATAAACAGAGCAGTAAGTGCAGTCATTTTCTTCAACATGAAATGTCTCCTGGTTTTTATGTATGTGTCAGGAGTCAATCAAGCATCGTGCCAGGTTGCTGAAATTTTTAAGCTGTTGAAAATGTTATTTTTTGTTTGGATGGCTAAAATTCTGAGCATGTGCCAATACGACACATGTGTCAGTGCGTGCGGCGATTATGACTCACTATGGCCTGGTTCTTCGCCCAGTTTTCGGTACAGGGTGCGCCGACCAATGCCCAATGCGGCTGCGGCCTGACGTTTGTTGCCGTCAAATTTTTTCAGAGTCTGCTGAATGTGTTGAAGCTCCAGTTGTGCCAGGGTTGGCCAGTTTTCGGTGGTTGCAGAGAGTTCGGAGCCTGTCTCTGGCAGCCTGGCTGTCAGACCGCCGCTGCGAATTTTTTCTGGCAAATCTTCAATGCGTAGTTGTTCGCCCTGGCAGAATGTTACCGCCCGCTCAATGGCACTGGACAGCTCTCTGACATTGCCGGGGAATGTATATTGGCGCATCTGCTGCAGCGCGGCGTCACTGATGCCGGCGATTTGGCGCTTCTGCTGCAGGTTAACGCGACGGATAAAGTGCGCAATGAGGATGTCCAGGTCATCGCCACGCTGGCGCAGTGCCGGGACCTCAATAGTGAAAGTTTGCAGACGAAAATACAGATCTTCGCGGAAGCTGCCCTGACGCACGTCTTCTTCCAGGTTGCGGTTGGTGGCCGCCAGGATGCGCACATTTAACTGCGTCTCCTGGTCAGCGCCGACCGGACGGATGCGTCCGTCCTGCAAAATGCGCAGTAGTTTGGCCTGCATTTCCAGAGGCATTTCGCCAATTTCATCCAGCAAAAGGCTGCCGTTGTGAGCTTCGGCAAACAGGCCGGCGCGTGTTTTGCCGGCGCCAGTGAAGGCGTTGGCGGTATGGCCGAACAGCTCACTTTCCAGCAACTCCGGGGGCAGGCCAGCACAATTGACGGCCACAAACGGGCTTTTTTTGCGGGCGCTTTCCTGATGCAGGGCGCGGGCCACCAGCTCTTTGCCGGTGCCGCTTTCGCCCGTGATCAGCACCGGACCCTCGGCCCGTGCCACCATGCGGATACTGTTAAACAGTGATTGCATCACCGGGCTGCGCCCCAGCATGCCATGAAACTCATGATCGCCCATGATGGCTTTGTACTGGGCCAGCTCGTCCTGCAAGCGGCGGTGTTGAATCACCCGCTCGGCACTGATGCGCAGATGATCCAGCTTGATGGGTTTGGTGAGGAAGTCATCGGCCCCCTGTTTAAGTGCGTCGACGGCCTGTTCGACGGTGCCGAAAGCGGTAATCATGATGAAGCCGGGAGGGGCCTGATCTCTTTGGCGAATAAAGCTGAGCAGTTCGAGGCCTGATTGTCCGGGAAGGCGCAGATCGCTGATGATCAGCCGGATGGATGCCTGTTGCAAAATTTTGATAGCGCTCTGAACCGTATCGCAGGACTGCACCCGGTAACCCGCATCAGTCAATTCATCAACCAGCAGCTCGCGTAGCGCCGTATCATCCTCAACAACAAGAATGCTGTCCTGTTGGTCTTTTTGCAAGGCTGTCATGCCGGGCGCTCCTCAGGCAGAAATATTACAAAGCAGGTTCCTTCCGCAGAGCTGCTGGCAAGTTCCAGTGTGCCGCCATGATCGGCAATGGCTGCCCGCGCGACTGCCAGGCCTAATCCGGTGCCCTGCCCGACCGGTTTGGTGGTGTAGAACGGATCAAACAAGTGCGCCTGTTCCGTCGGGTCAACGCCCTGACCGTCATCTTCTATTATGATCTGAGTGCCTGAATCACCCTGATGGGTAGTGCTCGCCCAACTGATCGCTACCCGTTTGCGACAGGCGTGCAGGGCATTGGCGATCAGGTTGGTCAGTGCCTGGTCAAAGCGCAGCGGATCAACATCAATGCGCAGCGAGGGACCGTTGATATCCAGCGTAACGTCTTTGCGTGACTCGGGGTTGAGCTCGGCAAGAGCACGCTCGCTGGCCTGCTCCAGCAGCGATTCGAGATCCAGTTTGGCGCGGTGCAGGGGATTGTCTCTTCCGTAGTCAAGCAACTGCCGGATGATGACTGTCATGCGTTGGCTCTGTTCGCGTATCTGCCTGAGCAGCCGTGATGTTCGCGAATCAGCCGGCGTATCCCGCAGAGCCTGCTGCGCCTTGCCATCTAAGGTGGCCAGTGGGCTACCCAGTTCATGGGCGACACCCGCAGCCAGGCGGCCAATGGTGGCCAGTTTTTCAGAGCGATCAATGCGATCCAGCATATTATTGATGCCCTGGGACAGTTCCCTGATTTCCTGCGGGCCATCGGCACTCAGCCGGGCATGATTGCTGCTGTCTCTGATTCGCGCCATGCCATCGAGCATGCGCCTGACCGGCCTGCCAAGCGCAAAATGGTGACCGGCGATGACCAGCACAATCAGCAGCAGACAAAGGGCGCCAAGTGCCAGCCAGGCGGTTTGTCGGACCATGGCAATATAATCACTGAAGTCACTGCCCCGGCGGGTGAGCTGCAGCAAGCCAGTAATACGCCCACCGGTATCCGTCAGTGGCACGAAATAGGAGAAAATCTCTTCATCGCCAGCCTGCGAGAACTCGCCAAGCTGATCGCCCGACGCAGCCAGCGTGGCGGCCAGCTCATTTTCCACGCGCGCCGCCCGGCGTCCACTGCGGGCAATTTCTTCGCCATTGGCATCATACACATAGGCGCCGTAAACCACGTCAATGTTAAACGCCGAGTTCAGCGCCTGATTGATCGATCCGCTGCGATCGCGCTCCATGGCGTGGCTGAGCGGCAAGCGAATAGCATGCGCAATCAGCTCGATATCTTCCTGCATGCGCTGATTGACCTGCTGCTCCAGCAGTCGGAGCGACCACGAGCCGGCCAGCGCCACAACCAGAACAACAGGTACCAGCACCCCAGCCAGCAAGGCCAGCCGCAAAGTAAAAGGCCGCTGCAGCGGCTTGGTGATATTCATTCTTATTTACTCTAGCAGCATGAGGTGGAAGAATCCAATATGGCGCGGGGGACGGAGGCGGTCTACGTCCCCAAGCGTGGGGACGTAGACCGCCTCCGTCCCCCGCGCCACCTAGACCGCCTCCGTCCCCCGGCGTATAATGCCCACGCTAATCTGACTTATCAGGAATATCTAATGTCATCACCATCTTCTGCCGGCCGCCAGGCCAGCGTAGAGCGCAATACCAAGGAAACCCAGATCCGGGCGTCCGTGAACCTTGATGGAACCGGCGAGCTGAAGTGCCAGACCGGTCTGCCGTTTCTGGACCACATGCTGGATCAGATTGCGCGCCACGGGCTGATTGATATGGATATTCATGCGGTGGGCGATCTGGAAATCGATGCCCACCATACCGTTGAAGATCTGGGCATTACCCTGGGCATGGCCTTTAACAAGGCGCTGGATCGCAAGGGCATCCGTCGTTATGGTCACGCTTACGTGCCACTGGACGAAGCTTTGTCGCGCGTTGTCATCGACTTCTCGGGCCGGCCTGGCCTGGAGTTTCATGTGCCGTTTACCCGCGCCTCGGTCGGTGGCTTTGATGTCGACCTTTTTTACGAGTTCTTCCAGGGGTTTGTGAACCACGCACTGGTTACGCTGCACGTCGATAATCTGCGCGGCATGAATACCCACCACCAGATTGAAACCGTGTTCAAGGCCTTCGGCCGCGCTCTGCGTATGGCCATGGAAATCGACCCGCGCAGCGCGGACGTCGTGCCATCCACCAAAGGCTGCCTCTGATCTGTAGCAGTCGCGATAAGCTAATTTGCCGGAACCGTTTACCATGAACAAAGTCGCCGTCATCGACTACGGAATGGGCAATCTGCATTCTGTTGCCAAAGCTGTGGAAAGCCTCAGTAGCCAGGTCCGTGTCGACGTAACCAGCAACGCGGCCGATATCCTGGCCGCTGATCGCATCATTTTTCCTGGCGTGGGTGCCATCCGTGATTGTATGGCGGAGATTCGCCGTCTGGGTGTGGATGACATCGTTAAACAGGCGTTGGCGCAGCGCAAACCGCTGCTGTCAATCTGTGTGGGCATGCAGGCCCTGATGGACAGCAGTGATGAAAATGGCAATGTGCCTTGCCTGGGGATCCTGCCAGGTGTGGTGACCCGGTTTGGCGGCGAAAGTGTGCTGCGTGACAGTGACGGTCAACGGCTTAAAGTGCCACACATGGGCTGGAATCGTGTGCATCAGACTGTAGGGCATCCGCTGTGGGCAGGCATCGACAACGGCAGCCGTTTCTATTTTGTGCACAGCTACTATGTGAAGCCTGCCACGCACGATCAGGTCGCAGGTGTCACAGAATATGGTCATGAGTTTGCAGCAGCCCTGTATCAGGACTCACTGTTTGCTGTGCAGTTTCACCCGGAGAAAAGTCAGCACAGCGGACTGCAACTGCTGAATAATTTTTTGAATTGGAATGGTGATATTTAATGCTGGTTATACCCGCAATTGACTTGAAGGATGGGCAGTGTGTCCGCTTACGCCAGGGTCGCATGGAAGACTCAACCGTTTTCTCGGACGACCCGGTGCAGACCGCCACTCACTGGAAAGAGCAAGGCGCACGCCGCCTGCATCTTGTTGATCTGAACGGTGCTTTTGCCGGCGAGCCGGTTAATGGCGGTATCGTCAAGGAAATTGCTGCCGCACACCCGGATCTGCCGCTGCAGATTGGTGGTGGCATCAGGGACCTGGCGACCATCGAGTCTTATCTGAACGCCGGCGTGCAGTACGTCATCATCGGCACTCAGGCCGTCAAGCATCCGCCTTTTGTAGCTGAAGCCTGCAAGGCTTTCCCGGGCCACATTATTGTGGGGCTGGATGCCAAAGATGGCTGGGTGGCGACGCATGGCTGGGCTGAAGTGTCAGATGTTAATGTGGTCGACCTGGCACAGCAATTTGCCGATGATGGCGTGGATTCCATTATCTACACCGATATCGCGCGCGACGGCATGATGCAGGGCGTCAATATTGAGGCGACCGTCCGTCTGGCCAGCTCATCCAGTATCCCGGTTATTGCCTCCGGCGGCGTCAGCCGCATGGAAGATATTGTAGAGCTGCTGAAAGTGGCCGACACAGAAACCGGCGGCGGCATCATGGGTGCCATTACCGGGCGCGCAATTTATGAAGGTGCGCTGGATCTGGCGGCGGCGCAGGCATACTGCGACCGATACTAATCACTCAGCAGCGGATCATTTTTTCAGAGAGTAATTGTATGGCACTGGCAAAACGCATTATTCCCTGCCTGGACTGCGATAAAGGGCGAGTGGTCAAGGGCGTCAAATTCGAAGACATCCGCGATGCCGGAGATCCTGTTGAGATCTCAAAGCGTTACAGCGATGCCGGTGCCGATGAAATTACCTTTCTGGATATTACCGCCTCCAGTGAAGGGCGCGAAACCACCGTGCATACCGTCAGTGATATCGCCAGTCAGGTGTTTATTCCGCTGACAGTCGGTGGTGGCATCCGGACCTTGCAGGATATCCGTACCATGCTGAACGCCGGTGCGGATAAAGTGTCCATCAATACAGCGGCTGTGCACAATCCTGAGTTTGTGCGTGAAGCGGCTGAAAAATTCGGTTCCCAATGTATTGTTGTGGCCGTGGATGCCAAAAAAGTGAGCGAGTCCGGTGAGCCGGATCGTTGGGAAATCTTCACGCATGGTGGTCGCAAACCGACCGGTCTGGAAGTGGTGAGCTGGGTGAAGCGCATGGTTGACTATGGTGCCGGTGAAATCCTGCTGACCAGCATGGATCGTGATGGCACCAAAATCGGTTTTGATCTGCAGTTGAACCGGGCTGTCAGCGATGCGGTTGATGTGCCGATTATCGCCTCCGGTGGAGTGGGCAACCTGCAGCATCTGGTAGACGGTGTGCAGAAAGGCGGTGCCGATGCCGTGCTTGCCGCCAGTATCTTTCACTTTGGAGAGTTTTCAATTCCGCAGGCCAAGCAATACATGGCCGATCACGGCATTGAAATGCGCCTCTAAAGCAGCCTGGATACCGAAACCAGCCTGATGCCGCTCTCCTGCAAGCCCGGCAGGGCCTGCTCCAGATAGTCCAGCGTTTCTGCATAAGGGTGGCCAATCGCCACTGCAAACCCTTGTCGCTGAGCCAGCGATACAGCCTGCTGAAAGGCCTGATCAATCGCTTCAGGTTCTCGAACATTATCAAGGAAGACATGGCGCCTTAGATTGGGAATGGCATTTTCCTGAGCTGTTTTACCGGCCACGCTGGCGCTGGTGGTCATGCTGTCGACAAAATACAGATCCTGCAATTTCAGTTCACTCATTACCCACTGCATGGGTTCGGAGGCCGCCGTGAGTTCGCTGCCGGTATGATTGTTGATGCCACGAACATGCGGTATGTCATCGATGGCTTTGCGCAGTCGGCTAGTCAGCGTTTCCTGGTCCAGGTCCAGAGTCAGCCCGTCCGGTCCAAGGTCCATGCCTGACAGGTTGCTCATGGGCGCATGCAGCATGATTTCTTTGCCGGCTTCATGGCCTGCCTCGGCCAGGCGTTTACCGTGCGGCGTAAAAGGCAATACGGCCAGGGTGACCTCGCCTGGCAGCTGCACAGTGCGCATACCGGCCTCGAGATTATTACCGATGTCATCAATGATAATCACCAGCATGGCCGGATTGGGGCCAATCAGTGGCGCGTCCGCATGAGCAGGCCATGGCAGCAGCAAGACAAGCGCAATCAACAGCCGCACTTTTTCAGTCACTGTGCGTCAGCGCTGAGACGCTGGCGGCCACTCTGCATAATGTGCCAGCCTTTCAGCAGTGTCAGCGCCTCATTCAACTGGTAGTCGCTGACAACGACCTGTTCTGATGAGGTGACCGGGCGTGGGCCGGCGCGTGTGTCGTCCTCGCTGCCAGGCAGATGGCCATCCAGATCGCGCTCAGAATACACGCCACGGCGATTCAGATTGCGGGTTACCAGGGCTTCGTCCACGGCAATATCCGGCACAATGCCTGACGCCTGAATGGATCGGCCAGAGGGGGTAAAGTATAGGGAGGTGGTCAGTTTCAGGGCGCGCTCATTATTCAAGGGCAGCACTGATTGTACCGACCCCTTGCCGAAGCTGCGTGTACCCATGATCACCGCGCGACCCTGATCCTGCAGAGCCCCGGCGACAATCTCGGCGGCAGAGGCGGTGCCGGTGTTGATCAGCACCACCAGCGGCACACCCAGGCTGGGATCGATT from Pseudohongiella spirulinae encodes:
- a CDS encoding sensor histidine kinase, which codes for MNITKPLQRPFTLRLALLAGVLVPVVLVVALAGSWSLRLLEQQVNQRMQEDIELIAHAIRLPLSHAMERDRSGSINQALNSAFNIDVVYGAYVYDANGEEIARSGRRAARVENELAATLAASGDQLGEFSQAGDEEIFSYFVPLTDTGGRITGLLQLTRRGSDFSDYIAMVRQTAWLALGALCLLLIVLVIAGHHFALGRPVRRMLDGMARIRDSSNHARLSADGPQEIRELSQGINNMLDRIDRSEKLATIGRLAAGVAHELGSPLATLDGKAQQALRDTPADSRTSRLLRQIREQSQRMTVIIRQLLDYGRDNPLHRAKLDLESLLEQASERALAELNPESRKDVTLDINGPSLRIDVDPLRFDQALTNLIANALHACRKRVAISWASTTHQGDSGTQIIIEDDGQGVDPTEQAHLFDPFYTTKPVGQGTGLGLAVARAAIADHGGTLELASSSAEGTCFVIFLPEERPA
- a CDS encoding DUF4168 domain-containing protein; the protein is MLKKMTALTALFIMALFSGSLQAQQPPAQQAPTPQAAPQIELTSELKSNFVSAYNDIMQIQMRYAQQLQSVTDEAEANGLQQAAQLEMQEAVEDNDLSIQEYNQIIQMASADPELLEELEAAIEAAS
- a CDS encoding DNA cytosine methyltransferase, which codes for MSEFTSLEICAGAGGQALGLEMAGFDHAALVELEPPACQTLRLNRPSWNVIEGDLREFSGLLYPGVDLLAGGVPCPPFSKAGKQLGAEDDRDLFPEALRLVDECRPKAVMLENVRGLLDAVFDDYRNKVEIQLKKLGYVPGWRLLNASDFGVSQLRPRVVFVGIRKDLASGFEWPKPQEAEPPTVGALLHDLMKSDGWRGADNWREHANAIAPTLVGGSKKHGGPDLGPTRAKKAWASLGVDGMGLWDAPPPRDFIGMPRLTTRMTARVQGFPDDWQFYGRKTAAYRQIGNAFPPPVAAAVARQIHKALSVKQIFKVA
- a CDS encoding sigma-54-dependent transcriptional regulator, translated to MTALQKDQQDSILVVEDDTALRELLVDELTDAGYRVQSCDTVQSAIKILQQASIRLIISDLRLPGQSGLELLSFIRQRDQAPPGFIMITAFGTVEQAVDALKQGADDFLTKPIKLDHLRISAERVIQHRRLQDELAQYKAIMGDHEFHGMLGRSPVMQSLFNSIRMVARAEGPVLITGESGTGKELVARALHQESARKKSPFVAVNCAGLPPELLESELFGHTANAFTGAGKTRAGLFAEAHNGSLLLDEIGEMPLEMQAKLLRILQDGRIRPVGADQETQLNVRILAATNRNLEEDVRQGSFREDLYFRLQTFTIEVPALRQRGDDLDILIAHFIRRVNLQQKRQIAGISDAALQQMRQYTFPGNVRELSSAIERAVTFCQGEQLRIEDLPEKIRSGGLTARLPETGSELSATTENWPTLAQLELQHIQQTLKKFDGNKRQAAAALGIGRRTLYRKLGEEPGHSES
- the hisB gene encoding imidazoleglycerol-phosphate dehydratase HisB yields the protein MSSPSSAGRQASVERNTKETQIRASVNLDGTGELKCQTGLPFLDHMLDQIARHGLIDMDIHAVGDLEIDAHHTVEDLGITLGMAFNKALDRKGIRRYGHAYVPLDEALSRVVIDFSGRPGLEFHVPFTRASVGGFDVDLFYEFFQGFVNHALVTLHVDNLRGMNTHHQIETVFKAFGRALRMAMEIDPRSADVVPSTKGCL
- a CDS encoding AsmA family protein; the encoded protein is MSKLLKYLVFLVSGLIVFALALVFILFVVIDPNRYRPAIESVVASQSDLQLQIAGDIGWTFRPVFGLSIQDVRLSNGVTPQELASFSNVALRLDPSSLMRGQLDIQEFVADGLHVNWIIDANGQSNWLREAPQNTTNTAQTDIPVDINIRQITVTNTRLDYQDNLQGIFSTVQIPSLISRNTNVNGRPFDVEMSMQVIDQVASRTLDMSLQSSMAFDYQQGTAQLNNLQFTMSPLVISGSASASNFPDNLRWQADLSSNTFNLSYLLENFMRIDEAAMPPPDAQQVTVQSLKLNGDAAGLTLEELLLGLNDSAIELRGDLLYPTDTRKMLIGYELQGGSITIDDWLNQPERQTPVADGADNITAPIDTPLPLEMLADFDLRGNHSLESVTYAGMNLAPVNFSAQLQRGTLNLDARQIGFYEGTIDANLVVDASTQPAQINLNSELQNISAAALTRDKERLGFFTGRFNANTNHSLQGNSVFALRDSISGAAQVQVADSSVDITLVKRVFSAISVLNPQGDMASQWPDVVRFNNVDALLMFNNGIRENQELSVRLDNFDVAGTGGIDLDNGSFDYRLSFTFLGEPAPQSIRINEDYQNIPWPVRCEAAFSDPGLQYCSPDLQQVRDVFARMARDEIERRATDVITEQVDRLRDRVRNLFQD
- the mutY gene encoding A/G-specific adenine glycosylase; this encodes MSSTHKTLDSQAVLTWFDQHGRHDLPWQQGITPYRVWVSEIMLQQTQVTTVIPYFQRFMQHLPDVQSLASAPLDSVLHLWTGLGYYARARNLHKTAVIIAGELSGQFPDTLEKLCELPGIGRSTAGAILSLSMQQRGVILDGNVKRVLCRYYAIDQWSGTSAAQKQLWQLAEAATPDIRNSAYTQAMMDLGATVCTRSRPDCQICPLLRDCLAFKHRLTDRLPVSKPRKTLPVKSVYMLMWRDTDGRVMLQQRQSTGIWGGLWSFPECADDSSLQDWLATRMIEKQQTWPVVRHTFSHYHLDITPVLVDGQPQPDLTDSAGILWYNPDHSDQRIGLAAPVKKLLGQLASEKPM
- a CDS encoding oxidative damage protection protein, whose protein sequence is MSRMVFCKKYQKELPALPTPPYPGPVGQEIFETVSAQAWQDWQKEQVMLINEKHLSMASADDRKYLQQQMQRFLNNEAYDTASGYVAPDSDT
- the hisH gene encoding imidazole glycerol phosphate synthase subunit HisH, whose translation is MNKVAVIDYGMGNLHSVAKAVESLSSQVRVDVTSNAADILAADRIIFPGVGAIRDCMAEIRRLGVDDIVKQALAQRKPLLSICVGMQALMDSSDENGNVPCLGILPGVVTRFGGESVLRDSDGQRLKVPHMGWNRVHQTVGHPLWAGIDNGSRFYFVHSYYVKPATHDQVAGVTEYGHEFAAALYQDSLFAVQFHPEKSQHSGLQLLNNFLNWNGDI